CCGAGGCTGCCGCGGTGGCGGCGGAAGAGCCGGGCGACGGTGCGCCGCACCTCGGTGGTGTCGGCGACGGGCAGCCGGCGCGGGTCGGCCGGTGCGGCCGACGGCGGGGTGGCGCTCATCGGGCGGCTCCTTCCAGGGTGTCGGTGTCGTCGGCGGGCTCGGCGGCGGGCTCGTCGAGGGAGCGGCCGACGACGGCGCGGTAGGCGACCGCGGCGGTGTCGGTGCGGGCGAGCAGGTCGGCGTGGGTGGCGGTGGCCACGACGCGCCCGTCGTCGGACAGCAGTGCGACCTCGTCCACGTGGTCGAGCACGAGGGGGCTGGCGGTCACGACGAGGGTGGTGCGGCCCCGGCGTGCCTGGGCGACCCGTTCGGCGATGCGGGCCTCGGTGTGGGCGTCGACGGCGCTGGTCGGCTCGACGAGGACGAGGACCTCGGCGTCGGTGAGCAGGGCGCGGGCGAGCGCGACGCGCTGCCGCTGGCCGCCGGACAGCGACCGGCCCTTCTCGGGGAGCTCCCCGTCGAGGCCGCCGGGCACGGAGTCGAGGACGTCCTGCGCGTCGGCGGTCAGCAGGGCGGCCAGGAGCTCGTCGCGGGCGGCGCGGCCGCGGGCGTCGAGGGTGTCTGCGAGGACTCCGGAGAACAGGTGGGGGGTGGCCTCGGCGACGACGACGCGCTCGCGCAGGACGGACTTGTCGAGGTCGGCGAGGCGGACGTCGCCGAGGGTGACGTGGTGGTCCGCCTCGACGTCGTCGTCCAGCCGGCCGAGGCGGGTGGCGAGCGCCGCGGAGACGTCGGGGTCGGCGCAGACGAGCCCGACGACGCGGCCGGGCCGGAGCACGAGCCCGCTGGTGCGGTCGGCGAGGTCGGCGCCGCCCGGCGGCGCGGCGGCGGGCGTGGCGGCCTGCGGGGTGGCCTCGGTGACCTGCAGGACGCCGAGGATCTTGCGGGCGGCGACGAGCGCGTTGGTGGTCATCTGGAGCATCTGGGTGGCCATCTGCACGGGCCACGACAGGAACGCGGCGTACCCGTAGAAGGTGACGAGCTCGCCGGGGGTGAGGTCGCCGGTGACGACGGCGCGCGCGCCGATCCACAGCACGAGGGCGACGAGGAGGCCGGGCAGGAGGACCTGCAGGCCGTCGAGGACGGACTGCACGGTGGCGACGCGCACGCCGCGGCGGCGCACCTCCTGGGACTGGGCGGCGTAGCGGGCGGCGAACACGTCCTCGCCGCCGATGCCGCGCAGGATGCGCAGCCCGGAGACGGTGTCGGCCCCGAGGGCGGTGAGGCGCCCGGTGGCCTCGCGGGCGGCCTGCTGGCGGGCCTGGAGCGGGCGGACGAGCAGGGCGAGGGCGGCGGCGACCACAGGGATGCCGAGGGCGACGACGAGCCCGAGGCGGACGTCCTGGGAGAGCAGCACCCCGGTGGCGACGGCGTACGCGACGACGCCGCCCAGGAAGCGTCCCGACATCGCGAACACGTCACCGACGCGCAGCGCGTCGTTCGCGACGGCCGCGACGACCTCCCCGGTGGGGAGCTTGCGCGTGACGGCGTGCCCGGCGCGCGTCGCCTTGTCCCCGACGAGCTCGGTGAAGGCGAAGGTGGCGCGCAGCCAGCTCTCCACGTCCCAGGTGTGCGAGAAGACCCCGGACACGACGATCGTCGCGGCGGCGACACCCATCCACGCGACCTGCACGAGGAGCTCGGGCCCGAACCCGGCCGCGAGACCGGCGTCGACGGCGCGCCCCAGGAGCAGCGGCGACGCGGCGGACGCCAGCATCGACACGGTGCCCGCGAGGGCCGCGAGCGCGACGACGCCGCGCTGGCGGCCCGCCTGCCACAGCAGCAGGCGGGGGGCGGACGTCAGGGGCGGGGTGCCGGGGTCGGGCAGGGGGAGGGGGCGCACGGGCGTCAAGCCTAGGTGGCGCAGCCGACACCGATCACCGCATTTTCGCCGCCTATCCTGGAGGCGTGAGCACCGAGCAGCCCTCCGCCCCGACCGTGACCAGCGAGCAGGCGGCGACCGCGATCCGCAAGGCCCGTGGTTCGCTGTCCCGCTACCGCGTGATGGCGTTGATCACGGGTGTGACGCTCCTGGTGTTCTGCGTGGAGATGCTCATCAAGTACGGCGTCGGCGCCCTGACGGACGTCGACGGCGTCATGGTGTACCTGGCGTGGATCCCGTTCGCGCACGGGTGGATCTACGTGCTGTACCTCATCACCGTGCTGGACCTGTGGGCGAAGATGCGCTGGGGGTACGGGCGGCTCACGGCCATGGTGTTCGCGGGCGTCGTCCCGGTGATGTCGTTCGTGCTGGAGAAGAAGATCCACGCCGAGGCCGACGTGAAGCTGGCGGCGCTGGCCGAGCGGTACGGCGCGTGACCTCGCTCCGCGCCGACGAGGGCGTGCGCGGCACCGACCGGCTGGCGCCGCTCGTCGCCCCGGCGCCGGGGCTGTCGGACGCCGAGGTCGCGCGGTACGCCCGCCACCTGGCGCTGCCGGGCCTGGGCGTGCAGGGGCAGCGTCGCCTGGCGGCGGCGCGGGTGCTCGTGGTGGGCGCGGGCGGGCTCGGCAGTCCCGCGCTGCTCTACCTGGCCGCGGCGGGCGTCGGCACGCTCGGGATCGTGGACGACGACGTCGTCGACGTGACGAACCTGCAGCGGCAGGTCGCGCACGGCGAGTCGGACGTCGGCCGGGCGAAGGTCGCCTCGGCGCGGGCGACGGTCGCGGAGGTCAACCCGCACGTCACCGTGGTCGAGCACCCGGTGCGGCTCACCCCCGACAACGTGCTCGACGTGCTGCGCGGCTACGACGTCGTCCTGGACGGCGCCGACAACTTCCCGACCCGCTATCTGGTGTCCGACGCCGCGGAGGTGCTCGGGCTGCCGGTCGTGTGGGGCTCGATCGACCGGTTCGACGGCCAGGTCGCCGTGTTCTGGGGCGCGCCCCGCCACCTCGTGACGGGCGACGACGGCGCGCCGCGCGTCGAGACGCGCCGCGGCGTCACCTACCGCGACGTGTTCCCCGTCCCGCCGCCGCCCGGCACGGTGCCGGACTGCGCGACCGGGGGCGTGCTGGGCGCGATGTGCGGCACCATCGGGTCCGCGATGGCGGTGGAGGCCGTCAAGCTGGTCACAGGCGTCGGCCGCACCCTGCACGGCCGCCTCGCCGTCCACGACGCGCTCGGCCCCGAGTGGCGCGAGCTCACCGTGCTGCCCGACCCGACCCGCGAGCCCGTCACCGCGCTGCTGCCCGGCGACGACGCCTACGCCGCGTTCTGCGGCCTGGCCCCGACCTCCGCGTCCGCCCCGAGCACCGACGCGACCACGGCAGCGACCACCGCACCGACGGCCGGGCCGGCCGGCGACCCGCAGGTCAGCGGCGCCGAGGCGGCCGCGCTGCTCGCCGCCGACCCGCCCGCCGTCCTCGTGGACGTGCGCGAGGAGTGGGAGGCGCAGGTGCGTCCCCTGGCCGGGGCGCGGCTCGTGCCCAGCGGCACGTTCCTCGGCCGCGTCGGCGGGGCGGGGGAGCCCGGACCGGACGCAGCCGCGCGGGCGGCGCTCGCGGACCTGCCGACCGACCGTCCCGTGGTGCTGGTGTGCGCGGTGGGCGCCCGCTCGGCGCGCGTCGCCGCCGTGGCCCGCGAGGCCGGGATCGACGCACGGTCCGTCGTCGGGGGCCTGCCGGCGCTCGGGTAGCGCCCGCCCCGGGCTCCCCGCTGGCCGCGAGCCCGGCGTGTGGTGGTCCGTGGCCCCGACGGCGGCCGGTCAGAGCGCGAGGTCGAGCCGGCCCTCGGGGGACGAGCTGGCCAGCGCGCCCTCGCGGCGCGGGATGCGCCCGGCCCCGGCGGCGAGCCGCCCGGACTCCACGGCGAGCCGCATCGCCCGGGCCATGCGCACGGGGTCCTCGGCGCGGGTCACGGCGGTGGCGAGCAGCACGCCGTCGCAGCCGAGCTCCATGGCGAGCGCCGCGTCCGACGCCGTCCCGATGCCCGCGTCGAGGATGACGGGGACCTGCGCGGCGTGGGTGACGGCCTCGATGTTGCGCGGGTTGAGGATGC
This Isoptericola jiangsuensis DNA region includes the following protein-coding sequences:
- a CDS encoding ThiF family adenylyltransferase codes for the protein MTSLRADEGVRGTDRLAPLVAPAPGLSDAEVARYARHLALPGLGVQGQRRLAAARVLVVGAGGLGSPALLYLAAAGVGTLGIVDDDVVDVTNLQRQVAHGESDVGRAKVASARATVAEVNPHVTVVEHPVRLTPDNVLDVLRGYDVVLDGADNFPTRYLVSDAAEVLGLPVVWGSIDRFDGQVAVFWGAPRHLVTGDDGAPRVETRRGVTYRDVFPVPPPPGTVPDCATGGVLGAMCGTIGSAMAVEAVKLVTGVGRTLHGRLAVHDALGPEWRELTVLPDPTREPVTALLPGDDAYAAFCGLAPTSASAPSTDATTAATTAPTAGPAGDPQVSGAEAAALLAADPPAVLVDVREEWEAQVRPLAGARLVPSGTFLGRVGGAGEPGPDAAARAALADLPTDRPVVLVCAVGARSARVAAVAREAGIDARSVVGGLPALG
- a CDS encoding ABC transporter ATP-binding protein; the protein is MRPLPLPDPGTPPLTSAPRLLLWQAGRQRGVVALAALAGTVSMLASAASPLLLGRAVDAGLAAGFGPELLVQVAWMGVAAATIVVSGVFSHTWDVESWLRATFAFTELVGDKATRAGHAVTRKLPTGEVVAAVANDALRVGDVFAMSGRFLGGVVAYAVATGVLLSQDVRLGLVVALGIPVVAAALALLVRPLQARQQAAREATGRLTALGADTVSGLRILRGIGGEDVFAARYAAQSQEVRRRGVRVATVQSVLDGLQVLLPGLLVALVLWIGARAVVTGDLTPGELVTFYGYAAFLSWPVQMATQMLQMTTNALVAARKILGVLQVTEATPQAATPAAAPPGGADLADRTSGLVLRPGRVVGLVCADPDVSAALATRLGRLDDDVEADHHVTLGDVRLADLDKSVLRERVVVAEATPHLFSGVLADTLDARGRAARDELLAALLTADAQDVLDSVPGGLDGELPEKGRSLSGGQRQRVALARALLTDAEVLVLVEPTSAVDAHTEARIAERVAQARRGRTTLVVTASPLVLDHVDEVALLSDDGRVVATATHADLLARTDTAAVAYRAVVGRSLDEPAAEPADDTDTLEGAAR
- a CDS encoding DUF3817 domain-containing protein — translated: MSTEQPSAPTVTSEQAATAIRKARGSLSRYRVMALITGVTLLVFCVEMLIKYGVGALTDVDGVMVYLAWIPFAHGWIYVLYLITVLDLWAKMRWGYGRLTAMVFAGVVPVMSFVLEKKIHAEADVKLAALAERYGA